Proteins from one Podospora pseudocomata strain CBS 415.72m chromosome 4, whole genome shotgun sequence genomic window:
- a CDS encoding hypothetical protein (COG:O; EggNog:ENOG503NUMH; MEROPS:MER0016549), with translation MLLSRSVRLFCACFSVTALAQFVPLQDANLTTLNAAHDPNITISYKVPKGACKTAFDAQKQFSGWVNIPVEGRSTSLFFWFIEAREPTSTLTIWLNGGTGGSSMSGFWQENGPCEVVEKDKDHLEVKAREWGWDRASNMLYIDLPSVGFSYTTPITNGSYDSYNATTIFPPEPVPKWSSPWAFMNGTFSSPYPLNSSANTTATARLVWHLLQTFLSTFPQYNTPSNSSTGISLFAKGTTAPLAALLASYFHSQNPSTSSTTLPIKITSLGLLSPCGLDPLSQAQSYVTMALNNTFHLPLLTQDQTTPIMSAYHRRRGCSDLLLPCRHPSSSTNSETLLVCLQAWECIYGLTIPYQQHTSRSLYDISSPSFDPLPNQTYLTFLNSPKFLSAIGSPINFTDLPPPLPALRDDPLVAIKELLSQGVRIALLSGDRDYLCNWYSGQSTSLSIAGSFSRYNAFHTTGYAPLLTNKTYTGGSTRQLSNLSFTRIYDAGHFPSHSQPETTFEIFSRIILGSSISTGEKVNLASFATKGTPEADKTGPELLATNVPNARCYIRKVADTCDDESVRAVLRGEGVVINGVWYNSAGDWQLPGQRSDGEAAGEEAAPTSTIMTGIFTTSLSAAKPTSSSGGSSAWDNPARGLLMVSVLAGLLL, from the exons ATGCTCTTATCACGCAGCGTCAGGTTGTTTTGCGCGTGCTTCTCAGTTACTGCGCTTGCTCAGTTTGTCCCCTTACAAGATGCCAACTTGACAACACTAAACGCCGCACACGACCCAAATATCACCATTTCCTACAAAGTTCCGAAGGGTGCCTGCAAGACGGCATTCGATGCACAGAAGCAGTTCTCTGGCTGGGTCAACATCCCAGTTGAGGGTCGGTCGACCAGCTTGTTCTTTTGGTTTATCGAAGCACGGGAGCCGACTTCGACACTCACAATATGGCTGAATGGCGGGACTGGAGGGAGCTCCATGTCAGGCTTTTGGCAAGAGAATGGTCCTTGTGAGGTGGTAGAAAAGGATAAAGATCACCTCGAGGTCAAGGCAagggaatggggatgggacAGGGCATCAAACATGCTGTATATCGATCTT CCCTCAGTAGGCTTCTcctacaccacccccatcaccaacggcaGCTACGATTCCTACAACGCAACAACCATCTTCCCTCCTGAACCCGTCCCCAAATGGAGCAGCCCTTGGGCCTTCATGAACGGCACATTCTCTTCCCCTTACCCGCTGAACTCATCAGCCAACACCACAGCGACAGCCCGACTAGTCTGGCATCTCCTCCAGACCTTCCTATCAACTTTTCCCCAAtacaacaccccctccaactcttccacAGGGATATCCCTCTTCGCAAAaggcaccaccgcccccctcgCCGCGCTCCTCGCATCCTACTTCCACTCCCAAAATCCCagcacctcatccaccaccctccccatcaaaatcacctccctcggcctcctctccccctgcGGCCTCGACCCTTTGTCCCAAGCCCAATCCTACGTAACCATggccctcaacaacaccttccACCTCCCGCTACTAACCCAAGAtcaaaccacccccatcatgTCAGCctaccaccgccgccgcggctgctccgacctcctcctcccctgccgccacccctcctcctcgacaaactCCGAAACCCTCCTCGTCTGCCTCCAAGCCTGGGAGTGCATCTACGGCCTCACAATCCCATACCAGCAACACACCTCAAGGTCGTTATAcgacatctcctccccctccttcgaCCCCTTGCCAAACCAGACTTATCTTACCTTTCTCAACTCACCCAAGTTTCTATCCGCTATTGGCTCACCAATAAACTTCACcgatctccctccccccctccccgcccttcGGGACGACCCGCTGGTAGCCATCAAAGAGCTACTATCCCAAGGGGTTCGGATCGCCCTGCTGTCCGGCGACAGAGACTACCTCTGCAACTGGTACAGCGGGCAATcaacctctctctctatcGCCGGATCCTTCTCGCGGTATAATGCTTTTCATACAACCGGCtacgcccccctcctcaccaacaaaaccTACACCGGCGGCTCAACCCgccagctctccaacctctccttcacccGCATCTACGACGCAGGTCACTTCCCCTCTCACTCCCAGCCCGAAACCACTTTCGAAATCTTTTCCCGGATCATCCTCGGATCCTCAATCAGCACAGGCGAAAAAGTCAATCTTGCCTCCTTTGCCACAAAGGGCACCCCCGAAGCGGACAAGACAGGGCCGGAGCTGCTCGCGACAAATGTCCCCAATGCGAGGTGCTATATCCGAAAGGTGGCAGATACGTGCGATGATGAGTCTGTGAGGGCCGTGTtgaggggagaaggggtcgTGATCAACGGGGTTTGGTATAATTCTGCCGGTGATTGGCAGTTGCCGGGGCAGAGGAGTGATGGTGaggctgctggggaggaggccgcgCCGACCTCAACGATCATGACGGGAATATTTACCACGTCACTTTCCGCGGCGAAGCCAACGTCTAGCAGTGGAGGCTCCTCTGCTTGGGACAACCCCGCGCGTGGGCTATTGATGGTGAGCGTGTTGGCTGGGTTGCTTTTGTAA
- a CDS encoding hypothetical protein (EggNog:ENOG503NZRI) yields the protein MSGFHESDNGGGSHSATDIITYIGVPLAVLGVLPILYNTAVTLAALSRIKRMLRHSRLPALTRSDVVNRIIEVELPRYAVRPMDRFTDRQEYWSVSSHRSSIPGGSWTTFNWRTNVIGLNTQRVEYADQLRQPQVEVEFDQLVCYLLDLGAVPDGYGWRMLRGSGLWTPVGCTLMTGPGGKKALSVGPLDGSDGHLSLVVNWEGGWTRRSWGDLPPYWVRLPPPPPPRVVEGEEEGGRSMEEVTTGGEHASCESLHKTETETSRPRTQQKKWGESSIPITCQISTEGIVTALRQEAQLTSTINLDSLPVDHIRVRSSSSSGAWFASAATAYGTTSQTILWSYKIPDDILTFSRKETVPCGVLVLLNVVEQSATPEWATTYNDGAADLDKFTARMRDQRAAMAAEAKLPPAQRAQAAMERVRRENEMRMQDMKDQQRLRTARQEARLLEALQSPKWDTKLVAEHNLTWLKNQSNSNPKEKVAPNMEMKEVVGTLLYRMVLDSQFTAKLCAMLELWKNWAENGGMRKSDLERLREEQVVWAYATLLVAMIKDCTGLAEGTLALDLQECLRVWRNVRLG from the exons ATGTCCGGCTTCCATGAATCcgacaacggcggcggcagtcACTCAGCAACAGACATAATAACCTACATCGGCGTCCCCCTCGCCGTCCTGGGcgtcctccccatcctctaCAACACAGCCgtcaccctcgccgccctctcccgcATCAAACGCATGCTCCGGCACTCCCGCCTCCCGGCCCTCACCCGCTCCGACGTCGTGAATAGGATCATCGAAGTAGAGCTCCCCCGCTACGCCGTCCGCCCGATGGACCGCTTCACCGACCGCCAGGAGTACTGGAGCGTGTCCTCACACCGCTCCTCCATCCCGGGGGGTTCGTGGACGACGTTCAACTGGAGGACTAACGTCATTGGGTTGAACACTCAACGGGTGGAATATGCCGACCAGCTGAGGCAGCCgcaggtggaggtggagttTGACCAGCTGGTTTGTTACTTGTTGGATCTGGGGGCTGTGCCGGATGGGTatgggtggaggatgttgagggggagtgggttgTGGACGCCGGTGGGGTGTACTTTGATGACGGGGCCGGGCGGGAAGAAGGCGTTGAGTGTTGGGCCTTTGGATGGGAGTGATGGGCATttgagtttggtggtgaattgggagggggggtggacgaggaggagttggggggatTTGCCTCCTTATTGGGTGCGGttgccgcctccgccgccgccgcgggttgtggagggggaggaagaaggggggcgGAGCATGGAGGAGGTTACTACTGGAGGGGAGCATGCTTCTTGTGAGAGTCTTCACAAGACGGAGACGGAGacgtcgaggccgaggacgCAACAGAAGAAGTGGGGGGAGTCGAGTATACCGATTACGTGCCAGATTTCTACGGAGGGAATTGTTACTGCGCTGAGGCAGGAGGCGCAGTTGACTAGCACGATTAACTTGGACTCGTTGCCTGTTGATCATATTAGGGTGCggtcatcttcttcgtcggggGCATGGTTTGCCTCTGCGGCGACAGCTTATGGGACTACCTCGCAGACGATCCTCTGGTCGTACAAAATCCCGGATGATATTCTTACTTTCTCGAGGAAGGAAACTGTACCatgtggtgttttggtcTTGCTCAATGTGGTCGAGCAATCTGCCACACCAGAATGGGCGACGACATACAACGATGGCGCTGCTGACTTGGACAAGTTTAccgcgaggatgagggacCAACGGGCTGCCATGGCAGCCGAGGCAAAATTACCACCCGCCCAGAGAGCGCAAGCAGCAATGGAGAGAGTAAGAAGGGAGAACGAAATGCGGATGCAGGACA TGAAAGATCAGCAACGTCTCCGAACCGCTCGTCAAGAGGCCCGACTCCTTGAGGCGCTCCAATCCCCCAAATGGGACACCAAGCTCGTCGCTGAGCACAACCTGACCTGGCTCAAGAACCAATCCAACAGCAACCCGAAAGAAAAAGTAGCGCCCAACATGGAAATGAAAGAAGTGGTTGGGACGCTGCTGTATCGAATGGTGCTGGACAGCCAGTTTACGGCGAAGCTGTGCGCGATGCTGGAACTGTGGAAGAACTGGGCCGAGAATGGGGGGATGAGAAAGAGTGATTTGGAGAGGTTAagggaggagcaggtggTGTGGGCGTATGCTACATTGCTGGTGGCCATGATTAAGGATTGTACTGGGTTGGCCGAGGGGACGCTGGCGTTGGACTTGCAGGAGTGTctgagggtttggaggaatGTTAGGTTGGGTTAG